One window of the Falco biarmicus isolate bFalBia1 chromosome 2, bFalBia1.pri, whole genome shotgun sequence genome contains the following:
- the LOC130144916 gene encoding regucalcin: MSSIKIECVASEGYGIGESPVWDEKEDALLCVDIAGRRVCRWSALSRRAQAVAVDAPVSSVALRKSGDYVITLGTRFAALKWEEQLVTTITHVDKDKPNNRFNDGKVDPAGRYFAGTMAEEIRPAVLERRQGSLYTLFSDLSVVKHFNQVDISNGLDWSLDHKTFFYIDSLSYSVDAFDYDLQTGKIGNRRSIYKLEKEESIPDGMCIDTEGKLWVACYDGGRVIRLDPETGKRLQTVKLPVDKTTSCCFGGKDYSEMYVTSARDGMDKEWLSRQPQAGGIFKITGLGVKGVPPYPFAG; encoded by the exons ATGTCGTCCATTAAGATCGAGTGTGTTGCCAGCGAGGGCTACGGGATCGGGGAGTCGCCGGTGTGGGACGAGAAGGAAGACGCGCTGCTGTGCGTGGACATCGCGGGCCGGCGGGTGTGCCGCTGGAGCGCGCTCAGCCGGCGGGCGCAGGCGGTCGCCGTGG ATGCTCCTGTGAGCTCTGTGGCTCTCCGGAAATCAGGGGATTATGTCATCACCCTGGGAACCAGatttgctgctttgaaatgggaagagcagctggtaACCACCATTACTCACGTGGACAAGGATAAACCAAACAACCGATTCAATGATGGGAAAGTGGACCCTGCAGGGAGGTATTTTGCAG GTACGATGGCTGAGGAGATTCGACCTGCCGTGCTGGAAAGACGCCAGGGCTCTCTGTATACACTTTTCTCTGACCTCTCAGTGGTGAAGCACTTCAATCAGGTGGACATTTCTAATGGGTTGGACTGGTCACTGGATCACAAAACCTTCTTCTACATTGACAGCTTGTCCTACTCAGTGGATGCATTTGATTATGACCTCCAAACTGGAAAAATTG GCAACCGTAGGAGTATatacaaactggaaaaagaggaaagcattCCTGATGGGATGTGCATTGATACAGAAGGCAAACTCTGGGTAGCTTGTTATGATGGTGGGAGAGTAATTCGCCTTGACCCTGAGACAG gaaaaagacTTCAGACTGTGAAGCTTCCTGTTGACAAGACAACTTCCTGCTGTTTCGGAGGAAAGGATTATTCAGAAATGTATGTGACTTCTGCCCGTGATGGGATGGATAAAGAGTGGCTTTCACGGCAACCACAGGCTGGTGGGATTTTCAAG ATAACAGGGCTAGGGGTGAAAGGAGTCCCACCGTATCCATTTGCAGGTTAA